The Polaribacter sp. KT25b genome contains the following window.
TGCCTAAACTTCCAAAACTCCAAAATAAATATTGCTGAATTTGAGCAGCTTCAGAAAAATAAGCTAAAACACTTATAATTGCAGATGTTAAACTACCAAACATTAAACCGATAATTAAAATAGACATGGTATTTTTAACTTTATTGGCAGCAATAATTACTGCTGATAAAACTAAAAAAGCGCCTAAACTCGAAGCAATTGGCAAAGACCAATTAGAAATGGAAGCGTTTAATAAAAAACCTCCAAAAACCGATGAACCTAAAATTAATAAAGCAACTCCCAAACTTGCGCCAGAAGAAATACCTAAAACAAACGGACCAGCTAACGGGTTTCTAAAAAGTGTTTGCATTAACAAACCACAAATAGATAATCCAGAGCCTACTAAAACTGCTGTTATTGCTTTTGGTAATCTAAAGTTTAAAAGGATTATTTGCCAACTTTCTTTCTCTGGAATTCCGCCAAGTAAAATTTTAAAAATATCTTTAAACTGAATTGAAACTGATCCTAAGCTAACGTTTACAAAAAACAAAACTACCAGTAAAACAGATAAGTAAATAAAGTGTTTTGTGTACGATTTGTTTTCCATTGATTTAATTTGTCTTATCGAGCGCAGTCGAGATGTTTTTAGGTTTCGACTGAGTTCAAGACAGACATTATTTGTTATACTTTTTTAAAAAAGCGACTAATTTTTGTATTGCAATTCCTCTATGAGAAATTTTATTTTTTTCTTCGGATGACATTTCTGCAAAAGAAACGCTATATCCTTCTGGTTTAAAAATAGGATCATAACCAAAACCTTTTTCGCCATGTTTTTTTTCTAGAATTTCACCATTACAAATACCTTCAAATATAAATTGATTTTTATCAATATTAAGACAAATAGCCGTTCTAAATTGTGCTTTTCTATTGGTTTTATGTTCTAATTCTGATAATAATTTTTTCATATTTTTTTCAGAATTGCTAGGTTCACCAGCAAAACGTGCAGAAAAAACACCAGGTTTACCATCTAAACTTTCTACTTCAAGACCTGTATCATCAGCAAAACAATTAAAACCAAATTTTTCTGTAATATAATTCGCTTTTAATTTTGCATTTCCTTCTAAAGTTAGCTCAGTTTCATCAACTTCATCAAAACAATTAATGTCTTTTAAACTCAATAATTCTATAGAAGCAGGTAACATTTTTTGAACTTCAGCAAGTTTATTTAGGTTGTTGGTGGCAAATACCAGTTTCATGTTTTTTTCTTGAATTGTATTTAAAAAACAAAGTTACAAAGTTTTTAAAGGTTAAAAGGCACAAATTAGTATAGTTTCAAAAGTATAAGTTTTTTGTTTTTATAATGCAATCCACTATTTAATAATCAGCAAATAAAAAGTAGAAATATGATAAAAATCATTGTTTAATAGTAGCAAGTATTTTTGGTGCCAAAACCTTTGTTTTATGAGCTATATGTGATAAAAGTTACACATATAAATTGTAATAACTTGTTAATTTGCAAACGTAAATAGCGTATAAAATTTTGAGTAAAACTCAATGATAAAATTAAATATATGAAGTATATTATAATAGGAGGAGTTGCAGGTGGTGCAACTACAGCAGCTCGTTTGAGAAGAATTGATGAAAATGCAGAAATTATCATGTTAGAAAAAGGGCCACATATTTCTTATGCAAATTGTGGTTTACCATATTATATTGGTGGTGTTATTAAAGATAGAAATAAACTTTTAGTACAAACTCCCGAGAGTTTTAATGCTCGTTTTAATATAGATATTCGTATTTATTCTGAGGTTATTTCGATTAATTCTGATGAAAAAAGTGTTTCAGTTAAAAAAATAGAAACAGATGAAACGTATACAGAAACGTATGATAAATTAATTTTATCGCCAGGAGCTTCTCCAATTAAACCACCAATTCCAGGTATTAATTCTCCTAATATTTTTACGCTACGTAATGTGCAAGATACAGATAAAATAAAAGCATTTGTAGATGATGAGCATCCAAGAACAGCAGTTGTTGTTGGTGCAGGATTTATTGGTTTAGAAATGGCAGAAAACTTACATCTTATTGGTGTTAAAGTAACTGTTGTTGAAGCTGCAAGCCAGGTTAT
Protein-coding sequences here:
- a CDS encoding iron ABC transporter permease, with the protein product MENKSYTKHFIYLSVLLVVLFFVNVSLGSVSIQFKDIFKILLGGIPEKESWQIILLNFRLPKAITAVLVGSGLSICGLLMQTLFRNPLAGPFVLGISSGASLGVALLILGSSVFGGFLLNASISNWSLPIASSLGAFLVLSAVIIAANKVKNTMSILIIGLMFGSLTSAIISVLAYFSEAAQIQQYLFWSFGSLGNLSWNEISIFAIIYLIGITGTIFVIKPLNSFLLGENYAKSLGINIKRSRNIILLITSILTGVITAFSGPIAFVGLAVPHISRMLFTTSNHKILIPSSAIIGAIVLLICDSIAQLPTSEFTLPINAITSLFGAPIVIWLLMRKKRIFV
- a CDS encoding non-canonical purine NTP diphosphatase, whose translation is MKLVFATNNLNKLAEVQKMLPASIELLSLKDINCFDEVDETELTLEGNAKLKANYITEKFGFNCFADDTGLEVESLDGKPGVFSARFAGEPSNSEKNMKKLLSELEHKTNRKAQFRTAICLNIDKNQFIFEGICNGEILEKKHGEKGFGYDPIFKPEGYSVSFAEMSSEEKNKISHRGIAIQKLVAFLKKYNK